The window ATTGTCTGGAGTTGTGATAAGTCAcctgtctgtctgtctctgtctctgtctctgactctctctctctctcaaccacccacccacccacatGTATAagtgtacaatttttttttttttttttgagatatcAAATTCTCCTCTTTTCTGATTATCTTTTCCTTTGTTTAATTGGTTAACATCATGATCAAAGGGGATGCATGTGCACTAATCCGGTCTTCTTAGAGACAGTCCTTTCCTTGTGACAACTCTGATGAGCCTACCACTGTGTGGAAAAATTTATTGTGCCCTTCTGCACCATACCCGCTGCTACTCTGCCATGCAATGCCTTTAGTGACTTTGCCAGTGATGCTACCCATAAACACCATCAGCCTTTACTATGATACTTCTCATTATAACTCTCCCATTCACTCCTTGATGTGCTACTTTTTTTCCACCCTTTTTAGTGTTCTTGGCCTCACCATGAAGAGTCGATGATACTCCATGCAGTTGCTTTTCTGTCATTCATTCTTGCTCTTAACGGGTTCTATTTGTCTGATTATCACAAACATTGAGGATATATTGTAACGTGGAAGTTTTTCTATTAATGGGTTCCAGATTTGAGATGCATGCCATGTGAATATTTGTGAAatttagtttaacaagaatatttgagaaaaggaaaaaaaaaagttgtaaaggGGAGCCGGGTTGGGTTGGTTGGGTaaactcaaaacataaattaagTCCTATGTACAATCACTCAGATCTTTAATAATGGTGATAATGCATTTGTTCACCTTCTTTATTATCTCTTTATTCAGAGCCAACTGTCAGCTTTTGTTTGGTAGTTTATTATGTTGTTGGTCTCCTTATTTCAAAGGCATTAGCTGCACAGTTGTACCCTAGCTAGTTTTAGCTGATTTTTGGCATTGCAAATAAATTACCTAAGGctttgtttgcattcaaaactcacctcaattcatctcacctcattattacaactttttcaaattctcatacaaaatataataaacaattcaattttttcaaattccaaaaaaattttcctaaatttccacacaaaatataataaataattcaatttttattttactattcataatccatctcaactcatctctaaatccaaaccactcctaagtTGGGcctatataattaattgcaCTTTGTATCGGTCTTTTAGTGTAAACTCGGACCATAAACAAAAGgaagattgtaaatttatttttccaaccAACTGAAGTTGTAATTCTCCTCCTACTCAtgcttctttttaaatatttttatattaacaaCATACTCCGGCTACATACAGGTTTATGCTCTCGGAGGGTTCCTTGTTTTGAGGTGGATATGGGCAAGATGGCAAGAGAGGAGGGGCAAGAAGGGGTCTTCTGAGAGTGATAATGAGGAATCTTCAGATGTTGAATAGGTTTATCATTTGCTTAAATCTCAATGTATGAAGAATACTAGAAAATAAACTCTAATACGTGGTTTGTTTTCATTTGTGAATGTGAAAACTAGTTGGGTCACTGAACTAGCAAATAATTGTTTTCAACTCATAGGGTTTCATGTTTACCAATTGCCTTGCATGTTTACTTCTCAATTCATGAACTTGTTctatgattttatttcattttccaatcATTGTTCCTAGCAATATCCTCATCATGCCGGTATCCGGTAAAAATAGAGTTACAAAGTTATGAATGTGTTCATAATTGTGGTGTTAATGGTGTCACAGAGGAGGTGAGTCAGGAAGCAATTTGTGTGTAGATGTGCGGCGGAGGATGGCtgcaatttttaataaaattcaacGACAATGTTCATCAGAAATTGTTATCAACTCTCAGTTATGTCTAAGATTTTTTATCTTGAGAAAGTTGATATTGTATTTTTCTGTTACATGGTTGAAATGCATACATATTAGGGCAATGTTGCTGACCATTTATAATGATGGCCACTGAATTGGTCACCTACtctcaccatatatatatatatatatatatatatatattatttgatacATGCCTCATTCAATCCTCTTacctaataatatatttaaacccaaaatatTTCTGGTCACTTTGTGGCTTTATAATCCAGCGTAGAGGAGTCTACACAGAGAGCTCAAAGATCTAGATATGGTAACAGCTCACGTTTCGTTCTAAATCAAAATAAGCATAATCTTCAAAGCCCTTCATCTTCCTTTAATAATTTACTCTTtcgattaaaaattgaaatcattgTGAATATGTGaacgatttttcttttttcgacAACAATGAAAATCCGAACATTTgcatcgtttgttttcgtatataaaattatataaaatgagatggtatcaattagtaattaattttttcaataaataaaaaaatacaaaatttagcctaaattaatattttaaaaaaaatgtagagaagAAGTATAGAAAaagatttataattaaagagttttgttattcataaacctcacaaaacatatttttatttatttaatttttttttatattttattcttcttaaaataattaattttttttactcataatctatatattacatatttaataagataaaaaaattaataaaaataataaaaaaagatgatgtaTTATGAaacttatgaataaaatttttcttaattaaaattgatttcaaAGTGGAACCGCCACACGTTTGACGGAATCCGTTACGTAATTTCACACCGTCAACACCACCCAAACTGGAACGTCGTTTCCTGCTGCAAAAATCCTAAACATGGGTtccgacgacgacgacgacttCCCTCTGATCGACTCCACCTCTTCCTCCCACCCCCACCACCACGCGCATACGCGCCAAACCCCAACCGACCAAACCTCTATCAACGGCAGCAACATCGACCGCCACGACGGCGACTACTACCCCCACCACCAAGCCCCCTTCGAAGTCGAAGACGAAGACGAATCTGACCTGAATAAATCCGTACCAGGAGCCCCGGTCCCCGCTAAACGAACCACGCCTTACTACCACAAGAAACGCATATCTGATCCCGTCGCCGGCAACAAGAACGAATCCGAGTCCGAAAACGGATCGTACCGGAAGGACCGGGAGGAATGGTCGGACACAGCGATCGCGTGTCTTCTTGACGCGTTCACAGAGAAGTACAACCAGCTGAACCGAGGGAATCTCTGGGGAAGGGACTGGGAGAAGGTGGCGGAGAACGTGAGCGATCGATGCGGTGGGGAAAGGACGAGCGGAACGTACAAGAGCGTTGAGCAGTGCAAGAACAAGATCGACAATCTCAAGAAGAGGTACAAGGTGGAGCAGCAGAGGATCAGAGCTGCTGGCGGCACGGGTACGGGGACCAGCCACTGGCCCTGGTTCAAGAAGATCGAGGCCATCGCTGGTAACTCCTCGCTCGCCAAATCTGGTTCCGACGAGGACCGAGCCAGTTTGCCCACGCCTCGCCCATCTAAGAGGTATTACTATTAGTGGTGCTGTTGTTTATCTGTTAATGTGCTGTGGTCTGATTGAATCGGTCCCAGGATATAGCTTCGGGGTTCCGTGTCGGATTGTAATTTTTGTGCTTGGATGTGGAAGCAATGTGAGTTATATAGAATGGTAGGCGAATTAAGGAAATGCAGATGTCTATGGTTTATGCGTGGAATTTGGAGAATCAATGCTTGATGGGGTTGTTTTGACGTTCAGATTTGATGTGTTGCCGAGAGGAAGTTTGTGAGGTTAAAGCTAACGAATTTAAAGTGACCCTTGTAGCAAGTTTGGGAACTTTTCAATTCTGAAACAATTTTAGGGATATTTCGTCCTGAATGTCTTCCTTAATGCAACGGCTGCTATTCATTACGATGATTGCAGGTCCTGGGTTTTGGATGGatgaaatttcataaattaacttACTAACTTGGAAACAAATGGATATTTATTACCAAGTTAGTCAGTTCACAACTTAATATAAAAGACAATACAATTGTCTGATCAAATGTATGATATTTTCATGGACAGATATATGCCGAGCAATGCTTCATTGGTCAACAACATCAAATCCAAACCGATATCAAATCTAAAATGGCGTAGAGTAGTGTTTAAAATCAGTGGTACTGCACTAGCTGGGAACTGCCAGAGCATTGACCCCAAGGTGCAAGTTTTGTCTCCATAATGTCATTTGACTCATTTCCATGTGCAATTGGATATCCTGTGACTTTTAAAATACTCAacgatttaattattttatcttgtaCGTAACAGTTTTTGAGTGGAAAATTCAAGCTGAACTGCTTTCTTCTGTCATTAGGTGGCAATGCAGGTTGCTAAGGAAATAGAGTCAGCTTCCCGCCTTGGGGTGGAGGTATTTCAAACTTCTCAattgctcttttttttcttattctttttcttctttctcaaaacacCTTGATGGAATTAAAAGCTTCCTTTTCTCCTTCTGATCCTATGTGAATtgtttaatgcattttttaatattattttacaggTGGCAATTGTAGTTGGAGGTCGTAACTTTTTTTCCGGAGATACGTGGGTATCTGCAACTGGTTTAGATAGACCTACAGCTTATCAAATTGGGTAATGGCCTTTAAccaatgctacaacttctaagtTGTGTTCGTACTTCTACATAAGGTTATGGTTTGAATATCATCGTTCTAAGGATGTTTAAATGGTCAATGAACAATATTTAGGAAGTTTTGTTGAGGTAAATCATAGGAGTTGTCAAATATGGAATGgtattctacttataaaaagactaataaaaaggAATGTAGCTCTATCGCATGTGATGTGGATAATTTGGAGAGAAAGAAATCGTCTGACTTTTGATGGTGCTGAGTTAATCATTGTTTTTGAGATCTTTGCATGAATgataataataagagaaatgatcaaACAACTACCCCTTTGCAATTTTTCTACAATCatccaataaaataacattttttgaaatttttattttagttttgattttgatttaatgtatttgaaattaaaaaaattactattttattgataagttgTAAATAAAGTGTAGTTGGGTTGTAATGCTATCATTgctctaataataataataagatctTTGTATTGATTGCATGACTGCTTCTGTTCCGTCTCTCATAAAAATTCTTTGACCTTATGAAATCTAGATTGCaacttattttttgataagagGCAGTGCTTCTACACTTCCCATGTACTCAAGCATTAACCTCTTTCTATAAATGAATTTATACTATGCCTTTATTGTGACCATGATACGTCATCCTTCTAGTCATTTTTGTTCATTGCCAAATCTATTGtagaaaaaatcaatttctcGCCTTTACCATACCAGCTGTgtaattccttttatttttgttttattctttaaatCTGAAGTAAGTGTTATCCATATAGTATTGTAGTTTCTTTTTAAAGTGCAATGGTTTTAGCTACTTTTTTCTGCTGCATTTCATTGATGATGCTGTGTGCAGAACTGGAATGAGGCTGAGGATTATTAGTGATTTAGAATTCATTAccattatattctatttttcatttgttccAGAGTGTATGCTGTTTTTTAGCTTGCATAGaccttaaaattcaaatttatgttGTGAATTAGTGGGTATATTATCAACTAAGTAGATATTTTGGCTGCCCTCTGCCCCATGTGCTGGTACTTGAACAGTTTTGGTGAAGGAAAACATGTTTGTActcttataaaactaacatctcGTTTGTGTCCATTTTTACAAGTCCCAACagcttatttcattttattttttcttggataATGGCGTATTTCCTTGATTTGCTCCTTTATTGGCATACAGAATTCTTGGTCTTCAATATGAACAAAGTGATTAGTTCCATGTTTTCATCGTAATGCATGCTGACCGGTTGACTATGATTCATCGGGTATCAGTATGATGGCAACGGTTATGAATTCCATACTGCTCCAATCAGCTCTAGAGAAGCTAGGTGTTCAGACACGTGTGCAAAGTGCATTTGCTATGCCGGATGTTGCGGAACCATATAGCAGGCAGCGAGCCATCCGGCATCTTGAGAAAGGAAGAGTTGTCATATTTGGTGGTGTTGGTGCTGGCATTGGCACTGGAAATCCACTTTTTACCACTGATACAGCCGCAGCTCTGAGAGCTTCTGAGAGTATGACCATACCCTGACCCTgaatagttttatattttttttattggtattcCTACCAACACATTTATTGACCCTTATGTTTCTTGTTCCGGTCTCAATATAATGGGAGGAAATTGTGACACTGCCCTTCTATTATGTCCTAGTTAATGCAGATGCAGTTCTTAAAGGGACCAGTGTGAATGGTGTTTACGACTGCCATTCTGGTAACAACATTACACTTGATCACGTATCCTACGGGGACGTTATTTCTAGCGGCATTACCTCTATGGACCTGATGGCTCTCACATATTGTGAAGAGAATGGAATTCCTGGTTGGTCTCGTTCCATTGTTCTAAACTGTTGATGCTGTATTTTACCCCCCTTTTTCCTAAAAGGTATACGTACTTTCTCTGTAGTGGTCGTCTTTAATTTGCTGGAGCCCGGGAATATCTCTAGAGCATTATGCGGAGACCAAGTTGGCACTTTGATTGACCAGGCAGGAAGGATCAGTTAATGCTTTATAAAGCAATGTGTAATCCGATTATTTTAAATTGTAGTGTAAATTAATCTGTAAGTATATATCTTAGTATCATTAGTCCTACATATTGTCTTCTTGgtttttctcataataaatcatTAGTTCTTTTTAAGAGATGAATGGGACGTTGTAGAAAACCATCTCCTTTTGTGCTTCGCATGGTATTCCAGATGCTACAATTCTTATTACATGTTTTACTCAACATATAAACTTAATTTGTGGGTTTTGGATGTCGGGGAGGGTGGAGCAGGCTGGAGTTTGATTGCTGTTGATGCCatccttttgttttctaatgCATTGTTAGTTTCAAATATtcaatgattattatttatttatccttTCCTGGCTGAAAAACTTGTTTGGTTCAATTCACCCCACCCTCATGTACCGGCCTTGAACATCTGACCTTGATGGGAGCAACATGTGCCTTGTTTGTATTTCTCAAGCTGAATTTGAGTTTAACCTAGTCGAATTTGAGCAACTTATTGAGTAGTCTCGCTTATTTACAGTCGTGCATGTGTGTACGcatgcgtgagagagagagagagagagagagagagagagagagagagagagagagagttgtaacTTTCCATCAAATGAGTGAATTGTAATGCCTAGTCTCGTATTGGTACAAGGTGAATTTTTCAGAGTGATATCAGAAACCTGCAATTGTGAAATTGACTTGTTCCTTTGGGATATAATGCAGATATATATGGCTGGCGTTTCTCTGGGTGGGACATCAGATgttattgaaaaagattgtggtaCCTGAATCACTGTTAGGTCAGACATCAGAATGTTCTTTTTAAGACATCAGATTTTACCTAAACAGATTATAAAATGAGgtaaactaacttaaaaaatcatTGCATGAGTATTAAATCCAGAAGGCCATGACTACATTGACCCAAACACACAGCTTATTAAATCAAGAAGGTCTAATGCTACCATGGAATACTTGGGAAAGGGGAAGAAAAATATTCTGCAAATTCCAATCCAATCTTATGCTGCTGCAAAGATGAAATTTCGATGCACTGCACTCCTGTTACTACCATATAGAAGCGTCCTAATCAGCAGCAATCTGACAAAGTTCAGGGAATGAAGACACATCACACCATCACCAATCAGAACATATTACAAATCTAGCGAGAAGACAAAAAGAAGGCATGCCTCAATTTCTAATGGTTCTATCTTTCTGGGAAAACCATAGTAAAGGGCTGTCACCAAAAAATACAGCTTCAgtcatcataaaatttattcatttacaCTCCTGGTATAAAATACTGCCGGTTAAAAAAGAAGGTTCACAACTTATAACTAGTCCAACAGCTTGTACAAGAGCTGCTTATTCAGTAAATGAATGGCAATACAATTAACTACCTGCCCAACATCTCGTCAAAACCTATGGACCTCCATCCATACCTTAGCTCTTGCATGTACAGTTTCAAGCTAGCCTATTATGTTACTCCAATACTAAGATGGTTCTCAGCTAAACTCTATACTCCGTACGATGAGTCCTGGGATCCATCCCAAATGCCCAGGTTCTTTTTAATGCATTTCCTTCTTAGTCCATGgtgaggtaaaaaaaaattcgtttATCTATTCCGACAAAGCTTTAAATCTAAATCTACTTGAATCCTTGCCCAAAGTGAGAAGCTAATCCAAGTACTGCAACAGGATTGGCGCTAGCAACCCATGCTTGGCTCACGAATCTACAGTTTTTACTCGGATTGGAAATAACTATCATAAATGGAAAGCTTATCAAATGCATCAAAATTTGCCTTTAGTCCAATAAACTGGCTGCCCAGCTGTGCACAACCAGCATCTGGCCACCTGCAGACTCCATCTCGACCGCGTAAAGGGCATAAGGTTTCACACACTTGTCCAATTGGATTTTTAGGAATAACGTCCTCGGCCATTACTGTAATGGAAACAGAGAGATCTGATTTCTCATCATGATGCAAAGTACCATCCAATTCTCTTTTCAAAGGGGTACTGGTGAATTTCTTTGGAGCATCTGCTGGGTTGCCCTCAATGCCAACGGTAAAATCACCCGTGCTTGAGAAGTGTACCTTGCACCCCATAGACTCTACTGCTCGCTTTATGGCCTCACTTTCCTTGCTGGCCCTCTTTGCCAGGTTCATAGCTGAGCTGTTCAGCTGCTTTTCATTCCGTAACTCTGCATTCAATGATTCCATGGCAACTGCAACTTCTTTAGCTTTCCTCTCTG is drawn from Juglans regia cultivar Chandler chromosome 5, Walnut 2.0, whole genome shotgun sequence and contains these coding sequences:
- the LOC109009367 gene encoding uridylate kinase-like isoform X2, which translates into the protein MGSDDDDDFPLIDSTSSSHPHHHAHTRQTPTDQTSINGSNIDRHDGDYYPHHQAPFEVEDEDESDLNKSVPGAPVPAKRTTPYYHKKRISDPVAGNKNESESENGSYRKDREEWSDTAIACLLDAFTEKYNQLNRGNLWGRDWEKVAENVSDRCGGERTSGTYKSVEQCKNKIDNLKKRYKVEQQRIRAAGGTGTGTSHWPWFKKIEAIAGNSSLAKSGSDEDRASLPTPRPSKRYMPSNASLVNNIKSKPISNLKWRRVVFKISGTALAGNCQSIDPKVAMQVAKEIESASRLGVEVAIVVGGRNFFSGDTWVSATGLDRPTAYQIGMMATVMNSILLQSALEKLGVQTRVQSAFAMPDVAEPYSRQRAIRHLEKGRVVIFGGVGAGIGTGNPLFTTDTAAALRASENAVLKGTSVNGVYDCHSGNNITLDHVSYGDVISSGITSMDLMALTYCEENGIPVVVFNLLEPGNISRALCGDQVGTLIDQAGRIS
- the LOC109009367 gene encoding uridylate kinase-like isoform X1, with the protein product MGSDDDDDFPLIDSTSSSHPHHHAHTRQTPTDQTSINGSNIDRHDGDYYPHHQAPFEVEDEDESDLNKSVPGAPVPAKRTTPYYHKKRISDPVAGNKNESESENGSYRKDREEWSDTAIACLLDAFTEKYNQLNRGNLWGRDWEKVAENVSDRCGGERTSGTYKSVEQCKNKIDNLKKRYKVEQQRIRAAGGTGTGTSHWPWFKKIEAIAGNSSLAKSGSDEDRASLPTPRPSKRYMPSNASLVNNIKSKPISNLKWRRVVFKISGTALAGNCQSIDPKVAMQVAKEIESASRLGVEVAIVVGGRNFFSGDTWVSATGLDRPTAYQIGMMATVMNSILLQSALEKLGVQTRVQSAFAMPDVAEPYSRQRAIRHLEKGRVVIFGGVGAGIGTGNPLFTTDTAAALRASEINADAVLKGTSVNGVYDCHSGNNITLDHVSYGDVISSGITSMDLMALTYCEENGIPVVVFNLLEPGNISRALCGDQVGTLIDQAGRIS